A genomic segment from Ptychodera flava strain L36383 chromosome 19, AS_Pfla_20210202, whole genome shotgun sequence encodes:
- the LOC139119006 gene encoding galactosylceramide sulfotransferase-like — translation MLKRLPGFFFALCAVAFLTLYTKTRNLPQPPIYRTPTNPRSSVLELLSTNFSELTSQISDSAIERSNGSCAEVNNIVFVKTHKTGSTTLASIIERFGYLRNLSFVLNPHSHILTSQLFHRKMAIKSPPPLDFKDGDAVTFNILTSHARYSRKEISQVIRPGAKYITIIRDPVANLESSFGYFQLAEKLGLTIYRRPFNMFLRRLDEFSQQTFFRRPYIRNGQMYDLGLNAKQQTNISYVLLKIEEFSKEFNLVLIQEYYDESLILLKNLLCWDFDDILYIPKGVRSKRLRYNYDKSFDQNIRQWSLADSILYDYFNKTLWRKIHALGDQFYRDLEIFRRKQKEVFRTCVDVGVIDTSDRREEKFVLVANASHFCQLLRLEDTHYWKILGQRQMIAALRRMNFTLNFK, via the coding sequence GTCTTCTGTTTTGGAATTGCTCAGCACAAACTTCAGCGAGCTGACTTCTCAGATATCGGACAGCGCCATAGAGAGGAGTAACGGTTCATGTGCAGAGGTGAATAACATAGTATTTGTCAAGACCCACAAGACTGGCAGTACCACGCTGGCTTCCATTATCGAAAGATTCGGTTACCTGAGAAATCTGTCTTTCGTTCTTAACCCACACAGCCACATTTTGACCAGTCAGTTGTTCCACCGCAAGATGGCCATCAAGTCTCCCCCTCCGCTTGACTTCAAGGACGGTGACGCTGTCACGTTCAACATTCTGACGAGCCACGCACGGTACTCGAGGAAGGAAATCAGCCAGGTGATTCGTCCTGGTGCCAAATACATCACCATTATTCGCGATCCCGTCGCCAACTTGGAATCATCTTTCGGTTACTTCCAATTGGCCGAGAAGCTCGGTTTGACAATCTACAGGCGCCCTTTCAACATGTTCCTCCGGAGGCTGGACGAATTCTCGCAGCAGACGTTCTTCCGTCGACCGTACATCAGAAACGGTCAGATGTACGATCTGGGGCTCAATGCTAAGCAACAGACCAACATCTCATACGTGCTGTTGAAAATTGAAGAGTTTTCTAAAGAATTCAATTTAGTTCTCATCCAGGAATATTACGACGAGTCgttaattttattgaaaaaccTGCTGTGCTGGGATTTTGACGACATTTTGTATATTCCTAAAGGAGTTCGCAGTAAACGATTAAGATACAACTATGacaaaagttttgaccaaaatattcgACAGTGGAGTCTCGCCGATTCAATTCTTTACGATTACTTCAATAAAACACTGTGGAGGAAAATCCACGCCTTGGGCGACCAATTTTACCGAGACTTGGAAATattcaggcgaaaacaaaaggaAGTATTTAGGACTTGCGTCGATGTTGGCGTCATTGATACGTCGGACAGACGAGAGGAAAAGTTCGTCCTAGTGGCGAACGCTTCAcacttttgtcaacttttgcGGTTAGAAGACACCCATTACTGGAAAATACTGGGTCAGCGCCAGATGATAGCCGCCCTCAGACGAATGAATTTTACCCTGAATTTCAAGTGA